A stretch of the Rodentibacter haemolyticus genome encodes the following:
- the fic gene encoding protein adenylyltransferase Fic, with product MSTQEIDRLSKQKAYDLYDSGKIDQIEIGTTQGLQQIHRHLFEGLYEFAGQIRELNISKSNFRFANVLYLQAALNAIEKMPENTFEEIIDKYVEMNVAHPFLEGNGRSTRIWLDLILKKNLQKVVDWQKVDKKLYLQAMERSPINDLEISFLLQNALTDKIHDREVFMKGIDQSYYYEQPEND from the coding sequence ATGAGCACCCAAGAAATCGACCGTTTAAGCAAGCAGAAAGCCTATGATTTATATGATTCCGGAAAAATCGATCAGATTGAAATTGGCACAACGCAAGGGTTACAACAAATTCATCGGCATTTATTTGAAGGGTTATATGAATTTGCCGGACAAATTCGGGAACTTAATATTTCCAAAAGCAATTTCCGCTTTGCCAATGTGCTATATCTGCAGGCAGCGTTAAACGCCATTGAAAAAATGCCTGAAAATACGTTTGAGGAAATCATTGATAAATATGTTGAAATGAATGTCGCCCATCCTTTTTTAGAAGGTAATGGACGTTCAACCCGAATTTGGCTGGATTTAATTTTAAAGAAAAATCTACAAAAAGTAGTAGATTGGCAAAAAGTCGATAAAAAATTGTATTTACAGGCAATGGAGCGTAGCCCAATCAATGATTTGGAAATTAGTTTTTTATTACAAAATGCCTTAACCGATAAAATTCACGATAGGGAGGTCTTTATGAAAGGCATTGATCAATCGTATTACTATGAACAACCGGAAAATGATTAA
- a CDS encoding type I restriction-modification system subunit M, protein MISIQQRAELQRRIWQIANEVRGSVDGWDFKQYVLGTLFYRFISEHFSDYIEGGDDSICYAELSDSIITPEIKTDAIKTKGYFIYPSQLFTNVVKKAHHNPQLNTDLNAIFVAIESSANGHPSEQDIKGLFADFDTTSNRLGNTVAEKNQRLAAVLKGVAELDFGKFENNQIDLFGDAYEFLISNYAANAGKSGGEFFTPQNVSKLIAQLALYGQESVNKIYDPACGSGSLLLQAKKLFDEHIIEEGFFGQEINHTTYNLARMNMFLHNINYDKFDIALGNTLLNPQFLDDKPFDAIISNPPYSVKWIGSDDPTLINDDRFAPAGILAPKSKADFAFIMHALSYLSAKGRAAIVTFPGIFYRGGAEQKIRQYLVDNNFVETVIALAPNLFFGTTIAVNILVLAKHKTEQTTQFIDASGLFKKETNNNVLTDEHIAEIIKLFADKQDVPHLARCVPNDEIAKNDYNLAVSSYVEAKDNREIINITELNAEIRQTVAQIDRLRTEIEAIVAEIEGK, encoded by the coding sequence ATGATCTCAATTCAACAACGAGCAGAACTACAACGCCGTATTTGGCAGATTGCCAACGAGGTACGGGGTTCGGTTGATGGCTGGGATTTTAAACAATATGTGCTAGGCACGTTGTTTTACCGTTTTATCAGCGAACATTTTTCCGACTATATTGAAGGCGGTGATGACAGTATTTGTTATGCTGAACTATCGGATAGTATCATCACGCCCGAAATTAAAACGGATGCAATTAAAACCAAAGGCTATTTTATTTACCCAAGCCAGCTGTTTACCAATGTGGTGAAAAAAGCTCATCACAATCCGCAACTCAATACGGATTTAAATGCGATTTTTGTGGCGATTGAAAGTTCCGCTAACGGGCATCCGTCCGAGCAGGATATTAAAGGATTATTTGCGGATTTTGACACCACATCCAACCGCTTGGGCAATACCGTAGCGGAGAAAAATCAACGCTTGGCGGCGGTATTAAAAGGCGTGGCAGAGTTAGATTTTGGTAAATTTGAGAACAACCAAATTGATCTGTTTGGTGATGCTTATGAATTTCTGATTTCCAATTACGCCGCCAACGCCGGCAAGTCGGGCGGTGAGTTTTTCACTCCGCAGAATGTGTCGAAGTTAATTGCCCAACTTGCCTTATACGGACAGGAAAGCGTAAATAAAATTTATGACCCAGCGTGCGGTTCAGGCTCGTTATTATTACAAGCGAAAAAACTGTTTGACGAACATATTATTGAGGAAGGCTTTTTCGGACAGGAAATCAACCACACCACCTATAACCTTGCCCGAATGAATATGTTTTTGCACAATATTAACTACGACAAATTTGATATTGCTCTCGGTAACACCTTACTTAACCCACAATTTTTAGACGATAAGCCTTTTGATGCCATTATCTCCAACCCGCCTTATTCCGTGAAATGGATCGGCAGTGATGATCCGACTTTGATTAACGATGATCGCTTCGCCCCAGCCGGCATACTTGCCCCAAAATCCAAAGCCGATTTCGCCTTTATTATGCACGCCTTAAGTTATCTTTCTGCCAAAGGGCGAGCAGCGATTGTAACCTTCCCTGGTATTTTCTATCGTGGTGGAGCAGAACAAAAAATCCGTCAATATTTAGTGGATAACAACTTTGTTGAAACCGTGATTGCTCTTGCCCCTAATCTCTTTTTTGGCACGACCATTGCGGTGAATATTCTGGTGTTAGCCAAGCACAAAACCGAGCAAACTACCCAGTTTATTGATGCAAGCGGTCTGTTTAAGAAAGAAACCAACAATAATGTATTAACCGATGAACACATTGCCGAAATCATCAAACTGTTTGCAGATAAACAAGATGTGCCGCACCTTGCCCGTTGCGTACCTAATGATGAAATCGCTAAGAATGATTACAATCTCGCCGTCAGTTCCTATGTGGAAGCCAAAGACAATCGAGAAATTATCAATATTACCGAACTCAATGCCGAAATTCGCCAAACAGTCGCCCAAATCGACCGCTTACGAACCGAAATTGAAGCGATTGTGGCGGAAATTGAGGGCAAGTGA
- a CDS encoding restriction endonuclease subunit S has product MKNILDLIKDCEVEWKPLGEVAQKVSSGGTPKTGVDEYYGGNIPWLRTQEVNFCDIWDTEIKITEEGLKNSSAKVIPPNCVIVAMYGATVGRVGINKIPLATNQACANIQLDDNILNYRYLFYYLSHKYEYIKSLGSGSQTNINAQIIKKLLIPIPPLEIQKKVVKTLDIFTELEATLEAELTARKKQYEYYRNKLLDFNNQFGGYSQFLSKDVVWKTLGEVGTFIRGSGLQKKDFVENGVGCIHYGQIYTHYSTFAEKTKSFVSEDFFQKAKKASYGDLVMATTSENIIDVCKTVAWLGKDDIAVSGDALIIKHNQNPKYMSYLFQIERFLKFKQKHSMGTKVIRVSTDNLKKYQIPLPPLETQQAIVDILDKFDTLTQDLTQGLPKEIELRRKQYEYYREKLLNFNNLNK; this is encoded by the coding sequence ATGAAAAATATATTAGATTTAATTAAAGATTGTGAAGTAGAGTGGAAGCCTTTGGGAGAGGTTGCTCAAAAAGTTTCATCTGGAGGTACACCTAAAACAGGTGTTGATGAATATTATGGAGGAAATATTCCTTGGCTTAGAACTCAAGAGGTTAATTTTTGTGATATTTGGGATACAGAAATAAAAATAACGGAAGAAGGATTAAAAAATTCTAGTGCTAAAGTTATTCCCCCTAATTGTGTAATAGTTGCTATGTATGGAGCAACAGTTGGAAGAGTTGGAATAAATAAAATCCCATTAGCTACCAATCAAGCCTGTGCTAATATACAACTAGATGATAATATATTGAATTATCGTTACTTATTTTATTATTTATCACATAAATATGAATATATAAAATCATTAGGAAGTGGTTCTCAAACTAATATTAATGCACAGATAATAAAAAAACTATTAATCCCCATTCCCCCGCTAGAAATTCAGAAAAAAGTTGTAAAAACACTTGACATTTTTACCGAGCTGGAAGCTACGCTGGAAGCTGAACTTACTGCCAGAAAGAAACAATATGAGTATTATCGTAATAAACTCTTAGATTTTAACAATCAATTCGGGGGGTATAGCCAATTCCTATCAAAAGATGTGGTTTGGAAAACGTTGGGGGAGGTTGGTACTTTTATTCGTGGAAGTGGTTTGCAAAAGAAAGATTTTGTAGAAAATGGTGTTGGTTGTATTCATTATGGGCAGATTTATACGCACTATAGTACGTTTGCTGAAAAAACAAAATCTTTTGTTTCTGAGGACTTTTTTCAAAAAGCTAAGAAAGCATCGTACGGTGATTTAGTAATGGCAACAACTAGTGAAAACATTATTGATGTATGTAAAACAGTCGCTTGGTTAGGAAAAGATGATATTGCAGTCAGTGGGGATGCATTGATTATAAAACATAATCAAAACCCTAAATATATGTCCTATTTATTTCAAATAGAGCGTTTCCTTAAATTTAAACAAAAGCATTCAATGGGGACAAAAGTTATCAGAGTTTCTACAGATAATTTGAAAAAATATCAAATTCCACTTCCCCCACTAGAAACCCAACAAGCCATTGTGGATATTTTGGATAAGTTTGATACACTTACTCAAGATTTAACCCAAGGCTTGCCAAAGGAAATTGAATTGAGAAGAAAGCAATATGAATATTATCGGGAGAAGTTGTTGAACTTTAATAACCTTAATAAATAA